The sequence CTGAGTACGGTGCTGGAGGCAGTTCCAACTGATCGAAGTCCTTGAAAATTTGACGGAGGGGTTGGGCCTTATCGGTCCAATCGTAAGATAATTTTACATTTGAATGGTGAAGTGTCTAACATGCAGAGTGGGCTCTCGGTCAAAATCTAAAGTTTTCTCAAGGTTCGGACACACCGATTatcgcccttttttttatcgcaGTACCACTTTAGTTTCatttagttgttgtttttcagttGTTACTATTTGtttctaaaattttgttgCCTAGTgactgtttttcaaaaaagtaattttcGTCGTCAACACATTCGCAATGGAAAAGGAAGGTGAAATTCTACTTAAACCCGGTCAACAGATAAAACCTCACGTTCCAAATGAAGTGGTTCATCaacttgtttttaaattgtacAATCTTGAAGTGGCTTCAGTAAAAGAATTGAATAGTTACGACGATAAAAACTTCCACGTCACGGTAATGTTTAGTCCATTTTTTAGCTCTCTAggttttatataaaaataacttaaagcatttcaatttttctttcatttaggTTAAAAGTGACAGTGCCTTGCCTGATATTCACGATGCATGCCCTCACGGGTATGTTTTGAAAGTCCTGAATTCCCTTGATTCAAAAGCGTACAACTTGATTGACGCACAGAATGAAATGATGCTTTATTTGGGTATGTTAACCTGTTTTCGTTAGTAGACATTCagagtttatttatttcgatgaattttttgtttagctaAGACGGGGTTGCCTTGTCCAAGACCGGTGAAAAATATTGACGGAAAGAGCATGTCGTTGGAGCATTTGAAAGGTAATACTATTGATGGAGTTACATGAGAATTTATACAAATGCTATTATTCGTCTCACAGATGCACAGAATCAGTCTACGGATCAATATATCGTGCGGCTTCTGTCCTTTGTGCCcggtaaaattttgtttagcgTTCCTTATACAAAGGAATTGTTTTTTCAAGTCGGAGAGTTGGTGGCTAAAACAGATCTCGCTTTGATGGTatttaatttgatatatttacttATTTCATCTATATTAAACTATACAAGGAAATGTCGCTAATTCTTTACAGGGATTCAAACATGATGGTCTCAAAGGAGTTGATCGCATATGGAATTTGATTGCCGTTCCAAAGCTGGTAGACTTTGTCTATGTGATTGCAGACGAACAAAAACATTCACTGTCGATGGAAGTAATTGAGAATTTCAAGTCCAATGTTATTCCATTTCTACAAGAGCTTGAGAGTGGCCCGATTCATGGAGATTTCAATGAACAAAATATACTGGGTAATTTATTAAAGAGAAATCTGCGTATTCGAAAAGCGCTggattcaattatttcttactTTGCAGTGGAAGCAGATAAAGAGGATCCGGAAAAATATTCTATATCCGGCATGCTGGATTTTGGAGATGTTCATTTTGGCTATTACCTTTTTGATATCAGTATTGCTATTTGTTACATGATGATCGAGTGTAAATCAATGGACATGTTGGATGCGCCAGGCCATGTCTTGGCGGGTTACAATCGCGTTCGCCCGATCCCGCAAAAGGAATTTGACTTGTTAAAGGTATTTGGCTCTcaacatttttagaaaatcaGTAAATGCTAACAAATGGGTTTCTTTATAGGATTGCATTTCAGCCAGATTTAGTCAATCTCTGGTTTTGGGCGCTTACTCTTATTCCCAAAATCCGGATCCCTATCTTTTAACTACGGCGCAAAGAGGTTGGCAATGTCTCAAGACGCTCTGGGATTGTCCGAAAAGTGAACTTTACAAACGCTGGAACGAAATTATAAATAGTTATGCTAATAATTAATCTCGCAATTTTATACAAACCCTTTGGAAGTTTGTGAAAGCGTTGAAAGTGCCTGACTTAAAGCAACTTAGACATAtccaataaaagagaaaattaaaagaaagtaaaagttaaaattttttttaaattaaaattaattaaaattaatttatgccAACTTTATTTAACGTCTTAAATTTTCCAACGGAAAGAATATTCTACATTTTAATGTTACTATACTTGGACCTAGGACGAGTTTCagaacagacagacagactaCATGATCCATTTTCAAAACGCCGGTTTAGTCCCAAATAATATTTACAATTTTCTCAACGATTCAAACGAAAAGTAGCATAAAAACTATTGAACAATGTTCGAAAAACATTTATGCGAGTGACTAAATAATATTGAATTACGTTACattaattgtaattaaataaaatgataaaaaaagtgTCCTTTGGCTTTTGCAATCGGCAGCCCGAGATTGCCGGCCTATATAAGTTGCAAGGTCGACCACTAGATTTACAACATTTCTCTGAGCTTCCATAAGTCAAAGAAAACTCCTCCAGAGCTGAAAAATGGGTTTCCTGGATTTTTTGTCATCGGTCTTTTTGAAGAAGGAACCCAGTCCTTCTACATTCGTTAAGAGGCAACAGCAAGCGCCATTGCAATACCCCAACAACGACCAATCACGTCATTCTGATATGTACGCATATCAGAACCAGAATACGAATGAGATGAATGCATACCAACTGAACTGGACGTACGAGGAGCCGAAGCAGCACCAACAGCCGCCACAAAACGGTCAGCAGTACTGCGAAGAAAGCCCAAACAACCCAACTCCGTATTTTCAATATCTGCCGTCATATTATGATCCGGAGCCACCTATTCCCATGGCGGAACCCAGTAGGTGTAACGCTTGTCCACAAATCGCTGCTAGAATCCAACAGCTGGAAGACCGGATACAAACATCTTGGCAGAATAATCGTGAGCTTTGGAAGCAACTCAACCACatccaaaacgaaaaaatccaattggaggcgtcatcagttaaagaatcATTTAATCCCTATCGGTTTGTTAAGAATGATCGTTTGAAAAGAGTAACACTCTCTTTTTGCTCATCAGCCGACATTCCGGACGATATTAAGAATGATCCTCGGTCTTGGGACGACAATTACGCAAATCAACCAAATGTCACTTCAGTCAGGATTCCCTCCAAACCCGACATGAATCATCCAAAGAAGTCTGGTGTCCATCCGTTGAACAATAACAGCAAGCCTCCGCAAAATATGCCGAATAATCCTGTACAAAAACCGCAGAATTATTACAAACCTCCCCATGTCATCTGGGATAATCAACGGAAATTATGGATGGATGTCAATAATCCCCGAGCTGATTTTGCTGAGCCAAGTCAGCAACAGTTCTTGGCACTTTTGGTGACACAGGCGgctgaaaagaaatggaatgaattTGTTCAGCGGACTTCTTCCGGAACGCAATCGGTCGAGCCAAACTGCTCAAATCAAATGACTGGGCAGTTTCCCCCCACGCCAATGGCATCGATGTCTTCGAATTTCAGATTCAACTACGAAGTGGATGCTTCTCATACCTTTCAGTCGCATTACAGCGAAGACGTTTAAAACGAAAGGATCGTTTTTTTGGATTGAAAATGAATAGTATCTTGTTCTTGATCGCAGTTCCGAATGTCTTTTGTCTTTCATTGCCCTTGTGGTTCAATACTGTTCTGTCAGTTGCTGATAcacttaaataaataataaaaaaaaacttttgcattcttttaattaattatttatttagtcgAGTTATCATGATAATTTCTTAACATAAGCGAAGTTTTTAGCGTATGACGCGCCACCAAACGGAACCGGACTAAGGCACGTTCCACAGTTCCACTTCGTTGTCTGCTGTGCTATGGGGCATGGGCTGACCGCTGACTGTGAATGATTTAGCCAGATTAAGCTTGTTTTTCAACCAATTTCGGATACTTTAAGCCCTCGGTAGGTctaatagattttattttatggtcCCCTTAAGCTAAACTCATGTTAAATTGCAATTGATTAGGATAAACAGATGGCCGGAATTATCTGACCATCACATGAATAGTATAGTTGACACTGAAGCAATAAAAGTTGGAACGACGCGTCTTCCATCTAATAAACCAGGGTCCACGTGACATGCTCTGGACATGAGATTGTGTAACATACTAACATCTGTTGATAATTGTAAGGAATCTCAGGCCTTCATCGTAAGAGTATAGTAAGTTTTTGACACTGTAATTGACTGTAACCAACTAGTTACATAAGACCATGGAAAATGCAAGCCCCATTAATATATAGTATACATATTGGTACCCCCTAACCTTTGTATGACATCTCTTGTTCAGCAGATTGACATCTTTTACCAATGCAAGACTCCATATGGATCTGCCTAGGTTATAGTGGTTATACCTAACTCACGAACTTTTTACGTACTTCCTCGTTCGGAAATGGATTTATACATCGCCTATATATACAGCAGTGTAAGATTCATTTCTAAACAATAGTTGGCAGCTGGCGGCTAACAGTCTAGCACTTATGCAAAAAGtccttaaatatttttcaagatATTTTTTCAGCAGACGCTTAACGATTCTACCGTCACTTTGActcaaatggaaatgaaaagatgGATAATTGCGTTGATTATTTGGTGTCCCCTGCTAATTGTCATTGGCGGAACAAGATACTCCAGAATCAACAA is a genomic window of Daphnia pulicaria isolate SC F1-1A chromosome 2, SC_F0-13Bv2, whole genome shotgun sequence containing:
- the LOC124326281 gene encoding hydroxylysine kinase-like; translation: MEKEGEILLKPGQQIKPHVPNEVVHQLVFKLYNLEVASVKELNSYDDKNFHVTVKSDSALPDIHDACPHGYVLKVLNSLDSKAYNLIDAQNEMMLYLAKTGLPCPRPVKNIDGKSMSLEHLKDAQNQSTDQYIVRLLSFVPGKILFSVPYTKELFFQVGELVAKTDLALMGFKHDGLKGVDRIWNLIAVPKLVDFVYVIADEQKHSLSMEVIENFKSNVIPFLQELESGPIHGDFNEQNILVEADKEDPEKYSISGMLDFGDVHFGYYLFDISIAICYMMIECKSMDMLDAPGHVLAGYNRVRPIPQKEFDLLKDCISARFSQSLVLGAYSYSQNPDPYLLTTAQRGWQCLKTLWDCPKSELYKRWNEIINSYANN